From a single Planctellipticum variicoloris genomic region:
- a CDS encoding secondary thiamine-phosphate synthase enzyme YjbQ yields MAWRQHQITLPAVRRGCHLVTSQVLAGIPELSQIRIGLLHVFILHTSASLTINENADPDVRIDMETALNHLAPENLPYVHTLEGPDDMPAHVKSSLMGPSVLIPVKDGRLVLGAWQGIYLCEHRNHGGPRQLVLTLQGEE; encoded by the coding sequence ATGGCCTGGCGCCAGCATCAGATCACCCTCCCGGCCGTCCGCCGAGGCTGCCATCTCGTCACGTCGCAGGTCCTGGCCGGCATCCCGGAACTTTCCCAGATCCGCATCGGCCTGCTCCACGTCTTCATTCTGCACACGTCGGCCTCGCTGACCATCAACGAAAACGCCGACCCCGACGTGCGCATCGACATGGAAACCGCTCTCAACCACCTGGCGCCGGAAAACCTCCCCTACGTCCATACGCTGGAAGGCCCCGACGACATGCCGGCTCACGTGAAGTCTTCGCTCATGGGCCCCTCGGTCCTGATCCCCGTCAAGGACGGACGACTTGTCCTCGGCGCCTGGCAAGGCATCTACCTCTGCGAACACCGCAACCACGGCGGCCCCCGCCAACTGGTCCTGACGCTGCAGGGAGAGGAATGA
- a CDS encoding flagellin, translating to MTRINTNIQALRGLNNLTKSDNLLSTSLTRLSTGLQINNGKDNPSGLIASENLRLQITTIDQSIKNSNRANNVISTADSALGEIGGLLNQIRGLVQEGLNTGALSQDEIKANQSQIDAALQAINRISGNTTFAGDKLIDGSKGFKFDSTAVDAAKFSDVQINEAVFGANPTIAVNSTVTAAAEKAELRYAGGTLGSATTIEVSGAKGSQVLFLGASSTTANIRDAVNNVSDVTGVTASIVNTAPGSLTVNNATAATAAVDNSTPGTLQAVTAGTINVNSAAQPAFAQVVGDNANALLTFSDARAAGSSGSVKVSLVVSGNNTAATTISDVTLDANGDYTVTVDLKSDANGDSTSTSQNIIDAITAHAGAAALVSAAVTTAPGGTPASVAADTIAAAAPLTLANAQDTANNDLVFTDARSPSAWGTYDISTELINSGASQALSVAVNTDVFGNKTVSVNLATDANGNVTSTAKDIADFINTDLSVGAVAARAEISGAYSGTGLARVQAASAQALSDVTNAQLTFTDGRATGANAVFTNNLSVVFANGGNDQALTLGFVANGDGGTLTVNLATDANGNVTSTAAQIKAAIEASSDPNIADNFLTQYSGDGTGVVSAASSQDLSAGVNGANNDLVFTDARATDSVGEFATTTSVQFVNGGANQALSIGVTADANGNKTVTFNVATDANGTITSTTADIAAFLANDNSAAAVEARTLVTVEASGDGTGLVQAKSPIALTGGDDGANNDVTFTDVRTGSPTNDVKVAFVNGGNSQTLSITNSVDVNGDNVVTFNLATDANGNVTSTAADIADFLNNNSGAEAVAARLLISGEASGDGTGLVAARAADALTQSTGDDIVVLKSTTYGTAAYVELNVLNGSFETTLDDDVTVAKRDIGADISVRINGQDAQGEGLNASIKTASLDVTLSFKESSNVVDETADLSITGGGALFQIGQEVSAAGQVGVGIDAINTARLGGVAGKLYELGTGGGKSLLDVGPNVQGAELVDIVDQALNRVSTLRGRLGAIQKNVIDTNVSTLGVALENISAARSQIVDTDFATETANMQKAQVLKQAGISVLAIANQVPQQVLALLR from the coding sequence ATGACGAGAATCAACACGAATATTCAGGCCCTGCGCGGCCTGAATAACCTGACCAAGTCCGACAATCTGCTCAGCACGTCGCTGACGCGCCTGTCGACCGGTCTGCAGATCAACAACGGCAAGGACAATCCGTCCGGCCTGATCGCCAGCGAAAACCTCCGCTTGCAGATCACCACCATCGACCAGTCGATCAAGAACAGCAACCGGGCCAACAACGTGATTTCGACCGCCGACTCGGCGCTCGGCGAAATCGGCGGACTGCTCAATCAGATCCGCGGACTGGTCCAGGAAGGCTTGAACACCGGCGCCCTGTCGCAGGACGAAATCAAGGCCAACCAGTCGCAGATCGACGCCGCCCTGCAGGCCATCAACCGCATCTCCGGCAACACCACGTTCGCCGGCGACAAGCTGATCGACGGCAGCAAGGGCTTCAAGTTCGATTCCACGGCCGTCGACGCCGCCAAGTTCAGCGACGTCCAGATCAACGAGGCCGTGTTCGGGGCGAACCCCACGATCGCCGTGAATTCCACCGTGACCGCCGCCGCCGAGAAGGCCGAACTTCGCTACGCGGGCGGGACGCTGGGTTCGGCGACGACGATCGAAGTGTCGGGGGCGAAGGGGAGCCAGGTGCTGTTCCTCGGCGCCAGCAGCACGACGGCCAATATCCGCGACGCCGTCAACAACGTCAGCGACGTCACCGGCGTCACCGCGTCCATCGTCAACACGGCCCCCGGCTCGCTGACGGTCAACAACGCCACGGCCGCCACCGCCGCCGTCGACAATTCGACCCCCGGCACGCTGCAGGCGGTGACCGCGGGCACGATCAACGTCAACAGCGCGGCGCAGCCGGCCTTCGCTCAAGTCGTCGGCGATAACGCCAATGCCCTGCTGACGTTCTCGGACGCTCGCGCGGCGGGCAGCAGCGGCAGCGTCAAGGTCTCGCTCGTTGTCAGCGGTAATAACACTGCGGCGACGACTATTTCCGACGTGACGCTCGACGCGAACGGCGACTACACCGTCACCGTGGATCTGAAGAGCGATGCGAACGGCGACTCGACTTCGACGTCGCAGAATATCATCGACGCCATAACGGCCCACGCAGGGGCTGCGGCGCTTGTCAGCGCCGCAGTGACAACGGCGCCCGGCGGCACGCCGGCCAGCGTTGCCGCAGACACGATTGCCGCGGCCGCCCCGCTGACCCTGGCGAACGCCCAGGATACGGCGAATAACGATCTCGTATTCACCGATGCCCGGTCTCCCAGCGCGTGGGGGACGTATGACATTTCGACGGAGCTGATCAACTCGGGCGCCAGCCAGGCGCTGTCGGTCGCCGTGAATACCGACGTCTTCGGCAATAAGACGGTCAGCGTCAACCTGGCGACGGACGCCAACGGCAACGTCACCTCGACGGCCAAGGATATCGCGGACTTCATCAATACCGACCTGAGCGTCGGAGCGGTCGCTGCTCGAGCCGAGATCTCCGGAGCCTATTCCGGAACCGGTCTGGCCCGCGTGCAGGCGGCTTCGGCCCAGGCGCTGTCCGACGTCACCAACGCCCAACTGACATTCACCGACGGTCGTGCGACCGGGGCGAACGCCGTCTTCACCAACAACCTCAGCGTCGTCTTCGCCAATGGCGGCAACGACCAGGCGTTGACGCTGGGCTTCGTCGCCAACGGCGACGGCGGAACCCTGACCGTCAACCTGGCGACCGACGCGAACGGCAACGTGACGTCCACGGCGGCGCAGATCAAGGCGGCGATCGAAGCCAGCAGCGATCCGAACATCGCCGACAACTTCCTGACGCAGTACTCCGGCGACGGCACGGGGGTCGTCAGTGCGGCGAGCAGCCAGGACTTGTCGGCCGGCGTCAACGGCGCGAACAACGATCTCGTCTTCACGGACGCCCGGGCCACCGACTCGGTGGGCGAGTTCGCGACGACCACTTCGGTGCAGTTCGTCAATGGCGGCGCCAACCAGGCGTTGAGCATCGGGGTGACTGCCGACGCGAACGGCAACAAGACCGTCACGTTCAACGTCGCCACCGACGCCAACGGGACGATCACCTCCACGACGGCCGACATCGCGGCCTTCCTGGCCAACGACAACAGCGCCGCGGCGGTCGAGGCCCGCACGCTGGTGACCGTCGAGGCGTCCGGCGACGGCACCGGACTCGTGCAGGCCAAGTCGCCGATCGCCCTGACCGGCGGCGACGACGGCGCCAACAACGACGTGACCTTCACGGACGTCCGGACCGGTTCGCCGACGAACGACGTCAAGGTGGCGTTCGTAAACGGCGGCAACAGCCAGACGCTGAGCATTACGAACTCTGTGGATGTGAACGGCGACAATGTCGTGACGTTCAACCTGGCGACCGACGCGAACGGCAACGTCACTTCGACCGCCGCCGATATCGCGGACTTCCTGAACAACAATTCGGGCGCCGAAGCGGTTGCTGCCCGATTGCTGATCAGCGGCGAAGCCAGCGGCGACGGGACCGGCCTGGTCGCCGCCCGCGCGGCCGATGCCCTGACGCAGTCGACCGGGGACGACATCGTCGTCTTGAAAAGCACGACGTACGGCACGGCGGCGTATGTAGAACTCAACGTCCTCAATGGTTCGTTCGAGACGACGCTGGACGACGACGTGACCGTGGCGAAACGGGACATCGGTGCGGATATCAGCGTGCGGATCAACGGTCAGGACGCTCAGGGCGAAGGCCTGAACGCCTCGATCAAGACCGCTTCGCTCGACGTGACGCTGAGCTTCAAGGAAAGCAGCAACGTGGTCGACGAGACGGCCGACCTCAGCATCACCGGTGGCGGCGCCCTGTTCCAGATCGGTCAGGAAGTGTCTGCGGCCGGCCAGGTCGGCGTGGGGATCGACGCGATCAACACGGCCCGTCTCGGCGGCGTCGCCGGCAAGCTGTACGAACTTGGGACCGGCGGCGGGAAGAGCCTGCTCGACGTCGGCCCCAACGTCCAGGGGGCGGAACTGGTCGACATTGTCGATCAGGCTCTGAACCGGGTCTCGACCCTTCGCGGCCGTCTGGGGGCCATCCAGAAGAACGTGATCGACACGAACGTTTCGACCCTGGGTGTGGCGCTGGAGAACATTTCCGCCGCCCGCAGCCAGATCGTCGATACCGACTTCGCGACCGAAACCGCCAATATGCAGAAGGCCCAGGTGCTCAAGCAGGCCGGCATTTCGGTGCTCGCGATCGCCAACCAGGTGCCCCAGCAGGTGCTCGCGCTCCTGCGATAG
- a CDS encoding hemolysin family protein, protein MNGSAIWELLIILLLILLNGFFASAEIAILTARRGRLKKRADAGDSGSRLALALAADADRFLPTVQVGITLVSTFAAAFGGARLEGGLASWFETFPIAWLQENSHGVALTGVAIGIAFFSLILGELVPKRIALQNAEFLARIVAWPMALLQRVSRPAIWVLQVVTRLVLRLLGQGTVRENKVSIEDIQHLMDAGSLAGELEETEHRVASEALRLGDRTVAEILKPRVEIDAIDVDTPPAEVVGAMAMSGFSRVPVCEGDIDHIIGFIYIKDVFLQQYLGHPINIHKLVRPPLFVPKTVSISRLLELFQEQRTQLAIVLDEYGGTQGMVTLEDVLEMLVGNIHDEHRQDHEQLVVTREDGSLLVDGLTPLHVMQAALEIVRWSEPPPRGVGTVSGLMLGLLKRPPKVGDIVEWSLLRLEIVDMDGPRIDRVLVMRQSGGGEGEGAGGGQ, encoded by the coding sequence GTGAACGGTTCCGCCATCTGGGAACTGCTGATCATCCTGCTGCTGATTCTGCTGAACGGCTTTTTTGCGTCAGCGGAAATTGCGATTCTCACAGCCCGGCGCGGGCGGCTCAAGAAACGGGCCGACGCGGGGGATTCCGGCAGTCGACTGGCGCTGGCGCTCGCCGCCGACGCCGATCGCTTTCTTCCCACCGTGCAAGTCGGCATCACCCTCGTCAGCACATTCGCCGCGGCCTTCGGCGGCGCCCGCCTCGAAGGGGGGCTGGCGAGCTGGTTCGAGACGTTTCCGATCGCGTGGCTGCAGGAGAACAGCCACGGCGTCGCGCTGACCGGCGTGGCGATCGGAATTGCGTTCTTTTCGCTGATCCTGGGGGAGCTGGTTCCCAAACGGATTGCGCTGCAGAACGCGGAGTTTCTGGCGCGGATCGTCGCCTGGCCGATGGCGCTGCTGCAGCGAGTGTCGCGGCCCGCGATCTGGGTGCTGCAGGTGGTGACGCGGCTGGTGCTGCGGCTGCTGGGACAGGGGACGGTCCGCGAGAACAAGGTCTCGATTGAAGACATTCAGCATCTGATGGACGCCGGGTCGCTCGCCGGCGAACTTGAAGAGACCGAACACCGGGTCGCATCCGAAGCGCTGCGGCTGGGGGACCGGACGGTCGCCGAGATTCTGAAGCCGCGGGTCGAGATCGACGCGATCGACGTGGATACGCCCCCCGCCGAGGTGGTCGGGGCGATGGCGATGTCGGGATTTTCGCGAGTCCCCGTGTGCGAAGGGGACATCGATCACATCATCGGCTTCATCTATATCAAAGACGTGTTCCTGCAGCAGTATCTGGGACATCCGATCAACATCCACAAGCTGGTCCGGCCGCCGCTGTTCGTGCCGAAGACGGTTTCGATCAGCCGGCTGCTGGAGCTGTTTCAGGAACAGCGGACGCAGCTCGCGATCGTGCTGGACGAGTATGGCGGCACGCAGGGGATGGTGACGCTCGAAGACGTGCTGGAGATGCTGGTCGGGAATATTCACGACGAACACCGGCAGGACCACGAGCAACTGGTCGTCACGCGCGAGGACGGGAGTCTGCTCGTCGACGGGCTGACTCCGCTGCACGTGATGCAGGCTGCGCTGGAGATTGTCCGCTGGTCGGAACCTCCGCCACGGGGGGTCGGGACCGTTTCGGGCCTGATGCTGGGACTGTTGAAGCGGCCTCCGAAGGTGGGAGACATTGTCGAGTGGAGCCTGCTCAGGCTGGAGATCGTGGACATGGATGGTCCGCGAATCGACCGTGTGCTGGTGATGCGGCAGTCGGGCGGCGGCGAGGGCGAGGGGGCTGGGGGCGGACAGTGA
- the csrA gene encoding carbon storage regulator CsrA produces the protein MLVLSRQRDESIFIGDNIKITVVDIRGDKVRLGIEAPTEIPVHRQEVYEAIQRENSRDRDAATLKTEAAAQ, from the coding sequence ATGCTCGTTCTATCCCGTCAGCGCGACGAGAGCATCTTCATCGGAGACAACATCAAAATTACCGTGGTGGACATCCGCGGCGATAAGGTGCGACTCGGCATTGAAGCGCCGACCGAAATCCCTGTCCACCGGCAGGAAGTCTATGAAGCGATTCAACGCGAAAACTCTCGCGACCGCGATGCCGCGACGCTCAAGACCGAAGCGGCCGCCCAGTAG
- a CDS encoding class I SAM-dependent methyltransferase produces the protein MKYLEPIDYQTPEFGDLYDELPLWSAPFGLMLLEHVALRPAITILDVGAGTGFMTIELAQRCGPDALVIAVDPWAAAMQRLTRKLNHLGIQNVRTLVQSAAEIDLPDASVDLIVSNLGINNFDHPEATLQTCFRLAKPAASLFLTTNLVGHMSEFYDAYRSVLLELGLSSQLAALDAHISHRATVDSVTKRLDRAGFKVVNVVTSSFRERFVDGSALLRHNFIRLAFIPAWKSIAPQEAVEATFTALEHRLNALAATAGELSLTIPAACIQAVKPAAM, from the coding sequence ATGAAGTACCTCGAACCCATCGACTATCAGACGCCCGAGTTCGGCGATCTCTACGACGAACTTCCCCTGTGGTCCGCCCCGTTCGGCCTGATGCTGCTCGAACATGTCGCATTGCGGCCCGCCATCACGATTCTCGACGTCGGCGCCGGCACCGGCTTCATGACGATCGAACTGGCGCAGCGCTGCGGCCCCGACGCACTGGTGATCGCCGTCGACCCCTGGGCAGCCGCCATGCAGCGGCTGACACGCAAGCTGAACCACCTGGGCATCCAAAATGTTCGGACGCTCGTGCAGAGCGCAGCCGAGATCGATCTGCCGGACGCCTCAGTCGACCTCATCGTCTCGAATCTCGGGATCAATAACTTCGATCACCCCGAGGCGACGCTGCAGACCTGCTTTCGTCTCGCGAAACCGGCAGCCAGTCTGTTCCTGACGACCAACCTCGTCGGCCACATGAGCGAATTCTACGACGCCTACCGCAGCGTACTTCTGGAACTCGGCCTCTCCAGTCAGCTCGCCGCGCTCGACGCCCATATCAGCCACCGCGCCACGGTCGATTCAGTCACGAAACGGCTGGATCGAGCAGGCTTCAAAGTCGTCAACGTCGTCACCAGCTCGTTTCGGGAACGATTCGTCGACGGTTCCGCGCTGCTCCGCCATAACTTCATTCGCCTGGCCTTCATCCCCGCCTGGAAATCCATCGCTCCGCAAGAAGCGGTCGAGGCGACATTTACAGCACTGGAACATCGACTGAACGCGCTGGCCGCAACAGCCGGAGAGCTGTCGCTGACCATCCCCGCAGCCTGCATCCAGGCCGTCAAGCCGGCAGCAATGTAA
- a CDS encoding sugar nucleotide-binding protein: MQTTVIAGVDSVVGANLLAELRSHASVAGIVTSGPAITLPGCSVEVCSDQSTEAVRRLLQRLRPSRLVVCGPGAASCWDESLRPSAAGAQQTRNWIEAAAVENLPLTLISSDAVFTGPWMFHPETSQSWCPSPEAVVLRQLEDYALEQSPQTLILRTHAFGWTPGDRGGWLERMVDRLTTGHPLPVDCFRHASPILASDIPELLIRIWAEGLAGVYHLAGAERINPVTFLRKLAVQFGLPQPQFVTTESPASRVQGFGGGETSLQTRKLRRELGAGLPLLTEGLRRLYQQQESGYRALLQNAAGRPSRVA, from the coding sequence GTGCAAACAACGGTGATCGCGGGCGTAGATTCTGTCGTGGGCGCAAACCTGCTCGCGGAACTGCGGTCGCATGCGTCAGTTGCGGGAATTGTCACTTCCGGCCCGGCGATCACCCTCCCCGGCTGCAGCGTCGAGGTCTGCTCGGACCAGTCGACAGAAGCCGTTCGCCGGCTGCTGCAGCGGTTGCGGCCGTCGCGCCTCGTGGTCTGCGGCCCCGGCGCCGCGTCCTGCTGGGACGAATCGCTGCGACCATCGGCCGCCGGAGCGCAGCAGACGCGAAACTGGATTGAGGCCGCCGCCGTCGAGAATCTTCCGCTAACCCTGATTTCGTCCGACGCCGTCTTCACCGGGCCCTGGATGTTCCATCCTGAAACCAGCCAGAGCTGGTGTCCGTCGCCGGAGGCCGTCGTGCTGCGCCAACTGGAAGACTATGCCCTGGAGCAGTCGCCTCAGACGCTGATTCTGCGGACGCATGCCTTCGGTTGGACCCCCGGCGATCGAGGGGGATGGCTGGAGCGCATGGTCGACCGGTTGACGACCGGACATCCGCTCCCCGTGGACTGCTTTCGGCATGCCTCCCCCATTCTGGCTTCGGACATTCCCGAACTCCTGATCCGGATCTGGGCGGAAGGCCTGGCAGGCGTCTACCACCTTGCCGGCGCCGAGCGGATCAATCCGGTGACGTTTCTTCGGAAACTGGCCGTCCAGTTCGGGCTGCCGCAACCGCAGTTCGTTACCACGGAATCGCCGGCCAGTCGAGTTCAGGGCTTCGGCGGCGGGGAGACTTCGCTCCAGACCCGCAAGCTGCGACGCGAGCTCGGAGCGGGTCTGCCGTTGCTGACCGAAGGGCTCCGGCGGCTGTATCAGCAGCAGGAATCCGGCTATCGCGCATTGCTCCAGAACGCCGCCGGGCGTCCGAGCCGCGTCGCCTGA
- a CDS encoding 3-keto-disaccharide hydrolase, with product MLLRTWSGICLALLLVVAPCRADDPSPRAFLDGTGPGWRSLGEADFVNVNCDDDTWSWKDGVAHCSGQPVGVIRSQKPVTNLEISVQWRHLKSGGNSGVFLWASEESLTDLPKGRLPQGIEVQVLDHGYTEKYEKQTGKKADWFTTHGDVFPTGKATMTPFPPVAPDGKRSFPTKQLSKGVGEWNHYYIRAINGEVRLWVNGEEVSGGTECNPRSGYLCLESEGSPVEFRALKVRELP from the coding sequence ATGCTGCTGCGTACCTGGTCCGGAATCTGCCTGGCTCTGCTGCTCGTCGTCGCACCCTGCCGGGCGGACGATCCTTCGCCGCGCGCATTTCTCGACGGGACGGGGCCGGGCTGGCGGTCGCTGGGCGAGGCCGACTTCGTCAATGTGAACTGCGACGACGACACGTGGAGCTGGAAAGATGGCGTGGCGCACTGCAGCGGTCAGCCGGTGGGGGTGATCCGCTCGCAGAAGCCGGTGACGAACCTCGAAATTTCGGTGCAGTGGCGGCACTTGAAGTCGGGGGGGAACTCGGGGGTGTTTCTGTGGGCGTCGGAAGAGTCGCTGACCGATTTGCCGAAAGGCCGGCTGCCGCAGGGGATCGAAGTGCAGGTGCTCGATCATGGCTACACGGAGAAGTACGAGAAGCAGACGGGCAAGAAGGCCGACTGGTTCACGACGCACGGGGACGTGTTCCCGACGGGCAAAGCGACGATGACTCCCTTCCCGCCCGTGGCTCCGGACGGCAAACGCAGCTTTCCGACGAAGCAGCTCAGCAAGGGGGTCGGCGAGTGGAATCACTACTACATCCGCGCGATCAACGGTGAAGTCCGGCTGTGGGTGAATGGGGAAGAGGTTTCGGGGGGGACCGAGTGCAATCCGCGCTCCGGGTATCTGTGCCTGGAGTCGGAGGGGTCGCCGGTGGAGTTTCGGGCGCTGAAGGTTCGCGAGCTGCCGTAG
- a CDS encoding glycoside hydrolase family 15 protein, whose amino-acid sequence MDAFPRGPLARELQDEYSADDIRRIRMRLEAEGTFRFPTLPTGLFSASASEAAEFSVTGYQHVWVRDAVQIAHAHFVIGEVDVAVGAMRNLAGFLLTQQPRIRGIIAGEIDHGEPMQRPHIRFDGVRLAEVDEKWAHAQNDALGYFLWMFSRLVVAGRLLPTAAEWSLLADFPQYFRAIRYWEDEDSGHWEEVRKVSASSIGVVVAGLVEYARLLQHPVAGPALQQTGSSLDGNELAELLEAGGNALDRILPAECVQDDPAKHRRYDAALLFLIYPLKLLDGPMAEAIVEDVTTHLLGEYGIRRYLGDSYWCADYKQLLSADARTADFSDNLGERDRLLQPGGEAQWCIFDPIVSVIYGLRYMKHRDPADRRLQTVYLNRSLRQLTDIDSRFGGYRCPESYYCEKGAYVPNDITPLLWTQANLRLALHWAELAAGA is encoded by the coding sequence ATGGACGCGTTTCCGCGCGGGCCGCTGGCGCGAGAGCTGCAGGACGAGTATTCGGCGGACGACATTCGTCGGATTCGAATGCGGCTCGAAGCGGAAGGGACGTTTCGTTTTCCGACGCTTCCGACCGGGCTGTTCTCGGCGTCGGCTTCGGAGGCGGCCGAGTTTTCGGTGACCGGCTACCAGCACGTGTGGGTTCGCGATGCGGTGCAGATCGCTCATGCCCACTTTGTGATCGGCGAGGTCGACGTCGCTGTCGGGGCGATGCGGAATCTGGCCGGATTTCTGCTGACGCAGCAACCGCGAATCCGCGGCATCATCGCCGGGGAGATCGATCACGGCGAACCGATGCAGCGCCCGCACATCCGCTTCGACGGCGTGCGACTGGCGGAAGTCGACGAGAAATGGGCGCACGCCCAGAACGACGCGCTGGGGTATTTTTTGTGGATGTTTTCCCGGCTGGTGGTGGCGGGACGGTTGCTGCCGACCGCGGCGGAGTGGAGTCTGCTGGCCGATTTTCCGCAGTACTTTCGGGCCATCCGCTACTGGGAAGACGAGGACAGCGGGCACTGGGAAGAGGTCCGCAAGGTGTCGGCGTCGAGCATCGGCGTGGTCGTCGCCGGCCTGGTGGAATATGCCCGGCTGCTGCAGCATCCGGTGGCGGGGCCGGCGCTGCAGCAGACGGGATCCTCACTCGACGGGAACGAGCTGGCGGAACTGCTGGAAGCGGGCGGGAACGCGCTGGACCGCATTCTTCCGGCGGAGTGCGTGCAGGACGATCCGGCGAAGCACCGGCGCTATGACGCCGCCCTGCTCTTTCTGATTTATCCACTCAAGCTGCTGGACGGTCCGATGGCGGAGGCGATCGTCGAGGATGTGACGACGCATCTGCTGGGAGAGTACGGCATCCGGCGGTATCTCGGCGATTCGTACTGGTGCGCGGATTACAAGCAGTTGCTGTCGGCGGACGCGCGGACGGCGGATTTCAGCGACAATCTTGGCGAACGCGATCGCCTGCTGCAGCCGGGAGGCGAGGCGCAGTGGTGCATTTTCGATCCGATCGTCTCGGTGATTTACGGACTGCGGTATATGAAGCACCGCGATCCGGCGGATCGGAGGCTGCAGACGGTGTATCTCAACCGTTCGCTGCGTCAGTTGACGGACATCGACAGCCGGTTCGGGGGGTATCGCTGTCCGGAGTCGTACTACTGCGAGAAGGGCGCGTACGTGCCGAACGACATTACGCCGCTGCTGTGGACGCAGGCGAATTTGCGGCTGGCGCTGCATTGGGCGGAGCTGGCGGCGGGGGCGTGA
- a CDS encoding SDR family oxidoreductase, with the protein MSYHLLTGATGLLGNYLMRNLLLAGVPVAVLVRPGRRQTARQRVELLLAEWEDVLGQPLPRPVVLEGDISQPDLGLDAVSLRWAAEYCTAVIHNAASLTFHATSREGEPFRSNIEGTRNVLEFCRGTRIRKFHHVSTAYVAGLRTGRVLETEQDVGQKFSNDYEESKLAAEQMVREADFIDTPTVFRPAIIIGDSKTGVTTTYHGFYAALQLVHTIVKSQPINESGYVMGQTARLALTGQETKHLVPVDWVADFMLHVLQNPELHGKTYHLTPKHPVTTRTIRDVLEDSNRFFGAHFVGAARPENLSDAEAVFYDHIRVYDSYWRMDPEFDRTNTEAAAPHMPCPHVNYDMLLRLSQIVIAAGFPTPSKKPVDIEHDVQTYLQPWTEAGSRLTARAGGKRQLALDVYGPGGGQWQLIVRDGQIVGAEVGIHDEAAATCRIESRDLITLFQGQTSLSQLIGGGQLELLGDDAETDECVDVMEQLVGLPVN; encoded by the coding sequence ATGAGCTACCACCTGCTGACAGGCGCCACAGGACTCCTGGGCAATTACCTGATGCGGAACCTCCTGCTCGCCGGCGTGCCGGTCGCAGTCCTCGTCCGCCCGGGCCGACGCCAGACGGCGCGCCAACGCGTCGAACTCCTCCTCGCCGAATGGGAAGACGTCCTCGGCCAACCCCTGCCACGTCCCGTCGTGCTCGAAGGCGACATCAGCCAGCCCGATCTCGGGCTGGACGCCGTCAGCCTGCGCTGGGCCGCCGAATACTGCACCGCCGTCATCCACAACGCCGCCAGCCTGACCTTCCACGCCACCAGCCGCGAAGGCGAACCGTTCCGCTCGAACATCGAAGGAACCCGCAACGTCCTCGAGTTCTGCCGCGGCACCCGCATCCGCAAGTTCCATCACGTCTCGACCGCCTACGTCGCCGGACTCCGCACCGGCCGAGTCCTCGAAACCGAACAGGACGTCGGCCAGAAATTCTCCAACGACTACGAAGAATCCAAACTCGCCGCCGAACAGATGGTCCGCGAGGCCGACTTCATCGACACGCCGACCGTCTTCCGCCCCGCCATCATCATCGGCGATTCCAAGACCGGCGTGACGACGACCTATCACGGCTTCTACGCCGCCCTCCAGCTCGTCCACACCATCGTCAAATCCCAGCCGATCAACGAGTCGGGCTACGTCATGGGCCAGACCGCCCGCCTGGCCCTCACCGGACAGGAAACGAAACACCTCGTCCCCGTCGACTGGGTCGCCGACTTCATGCTGCACGTCCTGCAGAACCCCGAACTCCACGGCAAAACCTACCACCTGACGCCCAAGCATCCCGTCACGACCCGCACCATCCGCGACGTCCTCGAAGACTCGAACCGCTTCTTCGGCGCCCACTTCGTCGGCGCCGCTCGACCGGAAAACCTCTCCGACGCCGAAGCCGTGTTCTACGACCACATTCGCGTCTACGACTCCTACTGGCGCATGGACCCCGAGTTCGATCGGACCAACACCGAAGCCGCCGCTCCCCACATGCCTTGCCCGCACGTCAATTACGACATGCTCCTCCGCCTCTCCCAGATCGTCATCGCCGCCGGCTTCCCCACCCCCAGCAAAAAGCCCGTCGATATCGAGCACGACGTCCAGACCTACCTGCAGCCCTGGACCGAAGCCGGCAGCCGCCTCACCGCCCGCGCAGGCGGCAAACGCCAGTTGGCCCTCGACGTCTACGGCCCCGGCGGCGGACAGTGGCAGCTCATCGTCCGCGACGGACAGATCGTCGGGGCCGAAGTCGGCATCCACGACGAAGCCGCAGCAACCTGCCGCATCGAAAGCCGCGATCTGATCACGCTGTTCCAGGGCCAGACCAGCCTCTCCCAGTTAATCGGCGGCGGCCAGCTCGAACTCCTCGGCGACGACGCCGAGACCGACGAATGCGTCGATGTCATGGAGCAACTCGTCGGCCTGCCAGTCAACTGA